The Apibacter raozihei DNA segment TTATCTCTGAAAATATACTCCCGTTTTTTGGGTATGATGACAGACGGGAACTGGCAGAAAATAAATATAGAGAAGACCTAGGGCTAGAAAAGATGAAGTCTTCATTGCCGGAAGTAAATAATTCATACGGTAATTCATTGCTTTTTGCTTCTACACAGGCACAACAGTTCACCTATAATTGCACAATAAGCACATCTGAAAATCAAAATATTGTTATGCCCGGAATTTTATTAAAAAAGTGGTCGAAAAATCAGCGGACTTATTATAATTATACAACAGAAATACCTGTCACCTTACCTCTTAATATTTTATCTGCACGTTATGCTTTCAAAAAGGCTGATGTAAATATTAACGGTAAAACGATTCGTATTGAAGTTGCTTATCACCCCTACCATTCCTATGCTATAGATAGTTGGATACAATCTGCAAAAGAAGCCTTAACTTTTCTCTCCAAAAATCTGGGTGAATATCCTTACAGTAATCTGGTCATTGCTGAAAGACCAAGATATGATGAAGATTTAGCTACCTCTGGAAATCTTATAATTCTTCCGGAAAATCATGGCTGGATTGCTGATATTAAAAGAAATGAAGATCTTGATTATTTACGGTATATAACTACCCGATTAATTGCTGAACAATATTTAAAAAGGGGAAATTTTTCCCGTGTACAAGGATATCCATTTCTTACCCAATCTATACCCGGTTATCTGGCTCTTGTACAGCTTGAATCTTACTACGGTAAAAATTCTACAGAAAAGTTTCTTAAAAAAAATCATGATAAATATTCTCAAGGGAGAGCAGTTGCAGGAATTCCTGAACTTCCTGTTTTATTTTGTGATGAAAATCAAGAGTATTTATCCAACCACAAAGGAATAGAAACTCTCTATTCAACAGAAGCCAAAATTGGTACTCAGAATCTTCTTAATCAAATTCATTCGTTTTATAAACAATCTTTAATATCTAAGAAGAAACTTACTGCTATCGATTGGTATAACGGGTTAGTGTCTCAGGAAAAATCTACTCATAATGATTATTTGAAAAATTTATACTTTTCATTAAATTAAAATACCGGAGTATGAATCTCTGGATTCGTACTACGGTATTTTTTTTAAATATTTTTATTTATGATAAAATTAAAACTAAGCTTACTTAGCTCAACTGTCTTATTCCCTTAGGAGTAATTCCAAAATTCTTTTTAAATGCAGCAGAAAAATGAGTGTGGTTTTTATATCCCAATTTTTCACCAATGGTTGAAATGTTATGTTCCGTGTTTCGCAATAAGCTATAAGCCTTATCCATTTTAGATTTTTTTACAAATTCAAAAACAGGGATACCAAAAACTTCTTTAAAGCCCTTTTTCAGTGAACATTCATTGGTTCCTGTTTTACAAGCTAATTCAGAAATGGTATACCATTGATTGAGATTATCTGTTATTATCTTCCTCACTTCATGCATTCTTTTATATTCAACTTTTTTCAATGAACAAAAAACCTTGCAATCGTGATTTTCAATTTGTTCAAAATGCAGCATTACCAGTTTAAGCATGAGAGATTCCAGATGAAGTTTTAGCAGGAAACCTTCCCTGCCCGAATGAAACATTTCTTCAATACAATTGCGCATAGAGAATGTTATCGGCAATAAATGGGCATGAAAGGGAAGTCTTCCCTCCTTTTCAAAATGAGAAGCCCATGAATTTTCCATATTGGTGAAATAACTCATCGTATTTTCATTCGTAGTTATAAGTAAACAACACTCAGAATCAGCATCCAAAGCAAATGAAATATTTTTATTTTCTGAAAAATAAATGTTTTGTTCGTCAGATTTTAAAAGTAATTTTCCGAAATATCCGCTAACTTCAACTTTGCCAGAAAATTGATAATGGAAAATAATTGTGTCTTTTGTTTGAGGAATAGTAAATTTATAATCTATTGGAGACCGGTTTTGCAAATGCAAAATTTGTAAATCTTCGAATACCCGTTCACTTTTAATTATCTCGTTATTCACTTTTTCTCTGTAAACCTCTGAATACGCTAATGAAAACAGATTATGTACATTTATCCTTTCAATTCCTGAGATCTGATTTTGTATATTTAATGTACCTTCCATCCATGTGATTTTTGTTGAATTTCCCATAACCGTGCATAGGTTCCATTTTGAGTTAACAACTGCTGATGAGTTCCTCTTTCTTCTATCTTTCCTTCTTTTAAAACCAGTATTTGTTGTGCTTTCTGAATGGTAGAAAGCTTATGAGCAATTACAACAACGGTTTTTGATTTTACCAGTTCCTGTATGGCTTGTTGTATATATATTTCATTTTCAGGATCCAGGCTTGCAGTTGCTTCATCCAGCAAAACGATAGGTGCGTTTTTAAGCAAAGCCCTTGCTATACTTATGCGCTGCTTCTGACCTCCGGAAAGTTTTCCACCCCCTTCTCCTACCCGGGTATCCATACCTTCCGGAAACTCCTCTACAAAACTTAATACCTGTGCCTTACGTGCAGCTTCCCATATTTCTTCTTTTGCAGCCTCCGGATTCCCAATTTTTATATTATTGTAAATCGAATCATCAAAAAGGTACACTTCCTGAAATACCTCTGCTATCATTTTATAAAAATCTTCCTGATTTATGGAACGAATATCGATCCCCCCTATTTCAATACTACCCTGAGTAACATCCCAAAAACGAGCTATTAAAGAAGCTATGGTGGTTTTTCCGGATCCGGAATGCCCTACAAGTGCCAGCATTGATTTTTCAGGGATTGAAAAGTTTAAATTATGAACGGTTAATTTTTCCTGATACCCAAAACTTACTCCTTTAAATTTTATATTAAATTTTTCAGGAATTAAATTTTCCTGCGTTTCCATTGTAGGTTCTTTTAAAACGCTTATTACTCTTTTTAGACTTTCGTTCATATAGCGAATTGTCAGATAATCAACCATTAAGACTTTTAAAGGATTATACAGGTTGTAGCCCATTATTAAAAAGGTGATGAGCACAGGAATTGTTATAGAGCCTGCGGAAAGATAATATAATCCTAAAGCAATCATAGAAAGAAAACCGATTTCAAAGACAATACTTGCTGTTACGAGAAAAGGTCCGGGTAAAGCTTCCATACGTATGCTTCTTTTACGCAAATCATCAAAAGCGTTTTCTAATGTTTTATGCCTTTCTCCGGTAAGTCCGTAAGATTTTAAATGACGAATGCCCTGAACATATTCCAGAAATTTAGCTCCCACCTGATTTCTTGCAGCTATCTGTTTTTTTCCCAAGCGACCCAGCAAGTAATTTGCAAATCCTAAGAAAGGAAGAATTAATGGAATAGCAGCCAGCAGACATAATGCCAAACGCCAATCGTAGATGAAAAGAAACAGGGAAAGAACAAAGGTTCCAAATCCGGCTGATGCAATATTACCGATACTATGTCCGAAAATACCTTCAAAATTAGCTACATCCTGTAATATTACGGAAGCTATTTCTCCGGGGTCCCGTTGTTTAAAAAAAACCAGGGAAAATTTCTGAATACGATTCCCCAGATTAATTCGTAAGCGATGAGATAATCCATACACCCAGATATTGGAAGTGACCATTGCTTTAGATGCCACTGCAAACTGTATAAGAAGCATCAGAAACATGATCCCTACCACCGTCCATATTCTTGAAATATTTAGATGACTTGAAAATAACTCCCATACAATCACCAATAAAATTCCGGAAGGAGCAGCTACGAAAATACTATGAATTATTTCCAACAGCATAACTATTCGTGTATCCTTTTTATTATAGGAGGTTACGTACTTTAAATTTTTAATCATACTCATTTTGTTTACGCTTACTAGTTCATTATTCCTTTCTGGCTAACAATTTATTTCTGAATAGAACCAATAGTAAAAGGAAAAACACTAAATAAGAA contains these protein-coding regions:
- a CDS encoding ABC transporter ATP-binding protein → MIKNLKYVTSYNKKDTRIVMLLEIIHSIFVAAPSGILLVIVWELFSSHLNISRIWTVVGIMFLMLLIQFAVASKAMVTSNIWVYGLSHRLRINLGNRIQKFSLVFFKQRDPGEIASVILQDVANFEGIFGHSIGNIASAGFGTFVLSLFLFIYDWRLALCLLAAIPLILPFLGFANYLLGRLGKKQIAARNQVGAKFLEYVQGIRHLKSYGLTGERHKTLENAFDDLRKRSIRMEALPGPFLVTASIVFEIGFLSMIALGLYYLSAGSITIPVLITFLIMGYNLYNPLKVLMVDYLTIRYMNESLKRVISVLKEPTMETQENLIPEKFNIKFKGVSFGYQEKLTVHNLNFSIPEKSMLALVGHSGSGKTTIASLIARFWDVTQGSIEIGGIDIRSINQEDFYKMIAEVFQEVYLFDDSIYNNIKIGNPEAAKEEIWEAARKAQVLSFVEEFPEGMDTRVGEGGGKLSGGQKQRISIARALLKNAPIVLLDEATASLDPENEIYIQQAIQELVKSKTVVVIAHKLSTIQKAQQILVLKEGKIEERGTHQQLLTQNGTYARLWEIQQKSHGWKVH
- a CDS encoding helix-turn-helix domain-containing protein; the protein is MGNSTKITWMEGTLNIQNQISGIERINVHNLFSLAYSEVYREKVNNEIIKSERVFEDLQILHLQNRSPIDYKFTIPQTKDTIIFHYQFSGKVEVSGYFGKLLLKSDEQNIYFSENKNISFALDADSECCLLITTNENTMSYFTNMENSWASHFEKEGRLPFHAHLLPITFSMRNCIEEMFHSGREGFLLKLHLESLMLKLVMLHFEQIENHDCKVFCSLKKVEYKRMHEVRKIITDNLNQWYTISELACKTGTNECSLKKGFKEVFGIPVFEFVKKSKMDKAYSLLRNTEHNISTIGEKLGYKNHTHFSAAFKKNFGITPKGIRQLS